One genomic window of Halovivax cerinus includes the following:
- a CDS encoding type I 3-dehydroquinate dehydratase has protein sequence MNFESLVLAVSTASLDDEPAARAHADAIEFRLDRADEPLAELDAYDGSLPILATNRAAWEGGAATSNETARIETLAAATAREAVHAVDVELAAIRAGDADRVLDAARDRDVAVVVSIHDFRGTPRRRTLEALLAEASRHGDVAKLAVTATDRTDTLTLLEATHDATTAGRTVATMAMGSIGSHTRVVAPIYGSHIAYAPLDPDARTAPGQLDLATLSNALDAVGLDRSRR, from the coding sequence ATGAACTTCGAGTCGCTCGTCCTCGCGGTCTCGACGGCGTCGCTCGACGACGAGCCGGCGGCTCGGGCACACGCGGACGCGATCGAGTTTCGGCTCGACCGGGCCGACGAGCCACTCGCCGAGCTCGACGCGTACGATGGCTCGCTCCCGATTCTGGCGACGAATCGGGCGGCCTGGGAAGGCGGCGCGGCGACGTCGAACGAGACCGCACGAATCGAGACGCTCGCGGCCGCGACGGCTCGCGAGGCGGTCCACGCGGTGGACGTCGAACTGGCCGCGATCAGGGCCGGTGACGCGGACCGCGTCCTCGACGCCGCCCGCGACCGCGACGTCGCGGTCGTCGTATCGATCCACGACTTTCGGGGAACGCCACGGAGACGGACGCTCGAAGCGCTCCTGGCCGAGGCGAGTCGACACGGCGACGTCGCCAAACTCGCCGTGACGGCGACCGATCGCACGGACACGCTCACACTCCTCGAGGCGACCCACGACGCGACGACCGCGGGCCGTACGGTCGCCACGATGGCCATGGGATCGATCGGCTCGCATACCCGCGTCGTGGCGCCAATCTACGGCTCGCACATTGCGTACGCACCGCTCGATCCGGACGCCCGGACGGCGCCGGGCCAGCTCGATCTGGCGACCCTTTCGAACGCGCTCGACGCCGTCGGGCTCGACCGGTCCCGCCGGTAA
- a CDS encoding zinc ribbon domain-containing protein, giving the protein MSWIRAVVAAGLSLFVPGAGHVLVRDWGRALLFGTLFVTSIVLLFPVEELWAIASADAATATSMSETTAEMMETMEDGTDAIDRFTLTFLSLFAAVHAGTQALGMTDAPGDGDDVAACPHCGKPLDEDLTFCHWCTTRLEEAGEATSN; this is encoded by the coding sequence ATGTCCTGGATACGTGCCGTGGTCGCTGCGGGCCTCTCGCTGTTCGTTCCCGGAGCCGGGCACGTCCTCGTCCGTGACTGGGGCCGCGCGCTGCTATTCGGGACGCTGTTCGTCACCTCAATCGTTCTCCTCTTCCCGGTCGAGGAACTGTGGGCCATCGCCTCCGCGGACGCGGCGACCGCGACCTCGATGAGTGAGACGACGGCCGAGATGATGGAGACCATGGAGGACGGCACGGACGCCATCGATCGATTCACTCTGACGTTTCTCTCGCTGTTCGCGGCGGTCCACGCCGGTACGCAGGCGCTCGGGATGACCGACGCCCCAGGCGACGGCGACGACGTCGCCGCCTGTCCGCACTGCGGCAAACCGCTCGACGAAGACCTGACGTTCTGTCACTGGTGTACGACGCGACTGGAGGAGGCGGGCGAGGCGACGTCGAACTGA
- a CDS encoding 3-dehydroquinate synthase II, whose amino-acid sequence MTREVWVKADDSVGEWEARRDRITAALEAGADWVLVDESDVERVRELGDIRVAAFRTDGDVSLIDDAEAEETDARPDVSVVGKDGEGDGTISLPTDYAGSADLSTLRRDGEVPGGAYVTIAGEEYEEFAEAAATDAAYTIVIGEDWTIIPLENLIARIGEETELVAGVTSAEEARTAFETLELGADAVLVDTDDPDEIRKAVEVRDAGEREQLDLTWGTVTSIEQTGSADRVCVDTGRLLDDDEGMLVGSMARGLVFVHAETADSPYVAARPFRVNAGAVHAYVRTTDGGTKYLSELRSGDEVQVVDRDGHTREAVVGRVKIEQRPMFRLAVDVEDDSVETLLQNAETVAVATPDGRTPVTELEAGDEIGLYYEDTARHFGEAVDEQIIEK is encoded by the coding sequence ATGACACGCGAAGTCTGGGTGAAAGCCGACGACAGCGTCGGCGAGTGGGAGGCCCGTCGCGATCGGATCACGGCCGCCCTCGAAGCCGGTGCTGACTGGGTCTTAGTCGACGAATCCGACGTCGAGCGCGTCCGCGAACTCGGCGACATCCGCGTCGCCGCCTTCCGAACCGACGGCGACGTCTCGCTGATCGACGACGCGGAAGCCGAGGAGACGGACGCACGGCCCGACGTCTCCGTCGTCGGCAAAGACGGCGAGGGCGACGGAACCATCTCGCTGCCGACCGACTACGCAGGGTCGGCGGACCTCTCGACGCTCCGACGCGACGGCGAGGTACCGGGTGGTGCATACGTCACCATCGCAGGCGAGGAGTACGAGGAGTTCGCCGAAGCGGCGGCAACCGACGCGGCGTACACGATCGTGATCGGGGAGGACTGGACCATCATCCCGCTCGAGAATCTGATCGCTCGTATCGGCGAGGAGACCGAGCTCGTCGCCGGCGTGACGAGTGCGGAGGAGGCCCGAACCGCGTTCGAGACGCTGGAGCTCGGCGCCGACGCGGTGCTCGTCGACACCGACGACCCCGACGAGATCAGGAAGGCGGTCGAGGTTCGCGACGCCGGCGAGCGGGAACAACTCGACCTCACGTGGGGGACGGTCACCTCGATAGAGCAGACCGGCTCGGCGGACCGCGTCTGCGTCGACACCGGTCGCCTGCTCGACGACGACGAGGGAATGCTCGTCGGCTCGATGGCCCGCGGTCTGGTGTTCGTCCACGCCGAGACCGCCGACTCGCCCTACGTCGCCGCCCGTCCGTTCCGGGTGAACGCCGGCGCCGTCCACGCCTACGTCAGGACGACGGATGGCGGAACGAAGTACCTCTCCGAACTCCGGAGCGGCGACGAGGTACAGGTCGTCGACCGCGACGGTCACACCCGTGAAGCCGTCGTCGGCCGGGTAAAGATCGAACAGCGACCGATGTTCCGACTCGCCGTCGACGTCGAGGACGACTCCGTGGAAACGCTCCTGCAGAACGCGGAGACGGTGGCCGTCGCGACGCCCGACGGGCGGACGCCGGTCACCGAGCTGGAAGCGGGCGACGAGATCGGACTCTACTACGAGGACACCGCACGTCACTTCGGCGAGGCCGTGGACGAACAGATCATCGAAAAGTAA
- a CDS encoding HAD family hydrolase: MSAYDAVCFDLDRTLCVSTQDPTALLETAFDRTGREPFCSHADLQALLPRVQPAFTDRTFHENLFSLAASEAGHDDAVAAALTDAYLDAYDPSAVRFRDGAARILDRARAATDAVGLITNGSRPTQVPKLETLGIEDAFDVSVFVDPDDGVPPKPDPVPFERALTSLGATPERTIHVGDAPYADVAGANAVGMDSAWLAAGHDVGAGDPTADSQHEPTYELSSLSALSALL; this comes from the coding sequence ATGTCGGCCTACGACGCCGTGTGCTTCGACCTCGATCGGACGCTGTGCGTCTCGACGCAGGACCCCACCGCCCTCCTCGAGACCGCGTTCGACCGGACCGGCCGCGAACCGTTCTGCTCACACGCCGACCTGCAGGCACTCCTCCCGCGCGTACAGCCAGCGTTCACCGATCGAACGTTCCACGAGAACCTCTTCTCGCTCGCCGCGTCCGAAGCAGGCCACGACGACGCCGTCGCCGCCGCGCTGACCGACGCCTATCTCGATGCGTACGACCCGAGCGCGGTTCGCTTTCGCGACGGGGCCGCTCGAATACTCGACCGGGCGCGCGCCGCGACCGACGCTGTGGGATTGATCACGAACGGCAGCCGACCGACGCAGGTTCCGAAACTCGAAACTCTCGGGATCGAGGACGCGTTCGACGTCTCCGTCTTCGTCGACCCTGACGACGGCGTCCCGCCGAAACCCGATCCCGTCCCGTTCGAGCGCGCGCTCACCTCGCTCGGCGCGACGCCGGAGCGCACGATCCACGTCGGCGACGCGCCCTACGCGGACGTCGCCGGCGCGAACGCGGTCGGGATGGATTCGGCCTGGCTGGCCGCGGGCCACGACGTCGGTGCCGGTGATCCCACCGCTGATTCACAGCACGAACCGACCTACGAACTCTCCTCGCTTTCTGCCCTCTCGGCGCTGCTCTGA
- a CDS encoding SprT-like domain-containing protein → MSRIAPTNEEILAHARVHARSVADEIGVDIDAVDWAVSPRAKRRAGACRWNADEETATIVISRRAYETFERDAFEAVVRHELIHAWEFQRFGESDHGPRFRERADEFDVSVHCESFTKPRYRLRCRQSDCDWTLRRHRASKPVTSPDRYHCGDCGGSLVVEHVESGRTWTTTNEYDDARAALGDDW, encoded by the coding sequence GTGTCGCGGATCGCCCCGACGAACGAGGAGATCCTCGCCCACGCTCGCGTCCACGCCCGGTCGGTCGCCGACGAGATCGGCGTCGACATAGACGCGGTCGACTGGGCGGTCTCGCCGCGTGCCAAGCGTCGCGCCGGCGCGTGCCGGTGGAACGCAGACGAGGAGACGGCGACGATCGTCATCTCGCGGCGGGCCTACGAGACGTTCGAGCGCGACGCGTTCGAGGCGGTCGTCCGCCACGAACTGATCCACGCCTGGGAGTTTCAGCGCTTCGGCGAGTCGGACCACGGCCCGCGGTTTCGCGAGCGCGCGGACGAGTTCGACGTCTCCGTCCACTGCGAATCCTTCACGAAACCGCGGTATCGACTCCGTTGCCGGCAGTCAGACTGTGACTGGACCCTGCGACGGCATCGGGCGTCGAAACCAGTCACGTCGCCGGATCGCTACCACTGCGGCGACTGCGGGGGCTCGCTCGTCGTCGAACACGTCGAGAGCGGCCGCACCTGGACGACCACGAACGAGTACGACGATGCGCGGGCGGCCCTGGGCGACGACTGGTAG
- a CDS encoding purine nucleoside permease: MTPDGPTVGRSSLDLPTPEPLDPNASIRPAVVVLPAVAFDPPFDERAPWLERLSIEAAYDIPGTDGPLYVTSPDGGVAVTTTGLGKAPAATTVASLWGADGLDVAGAHWLSAGIAGAPPARAVPGSVFLADAILDWDRKHRWDPAEVGDTTADRDSGLHPPDADSNDHAPIAIEQLSYLPEASLIDLDPDLVSLAAAAAENVDLDEDDAVRSYQDRYPQSPAHGPRVGVGSTVTSDEFWHGSALAREVDSLCRSYDIEPYVTTQMEDAATATALARFDAVDRYLSLRAVANYDRPAPGETVHDSFEGIDESVSLATENVARVGAAIVERLRDDGRN; the protein is encoded by the coding sequence ATGACGCCCGATGGTCCGACGGTCGGCCGGTCGTCGCTCGATCTCCCGACGCCAGAACCGCTCGACCCGAACGCGTCGATCCGACCAGCGGTCGTCGTCCTCCCGGCTGTCGCGTTCGACCCGCCCTTCGACGAGCGAGCGCCGTGGTTGGAGCGCCTCTCGATCGAGGCGGCGTACGACATTCCCGGGACCGACGGCCCGCTGTACGTGACCAGTCCGGACGGCGGCGTCGCCGTGACGACGACCGGACTTGGAAAGGCCCCGGCAGCAACCACGGTCGCATCGCTCTGGGGGGCCGACGGGCTCGACGTCGCCGGCGCGCACTGGCTCTCCGCGGGTATCGCCGGCGCGCCGCCCGCCCGTGCGGTCCCGGGTTCCGTATTCCTCGCCGACGCGATCCTCGACTGGGACCGCAAGCACCGCTGGGACCCCGCCGAAGTTGGCGATACAACCGCCGACCGCGACTCCGGACTGCACCCTCCCGATGCCGACTCGAACGACCACGCTCCGATCGCAATCGAGCAACTCTCCTACCTCCCCGAGGCGTCACTGATCGATCTCGATCCCGACCTGGTGTCGCTCGCGGCGGCCGCCGCCGAGAACGTCGACCTAGACGAGGACGACGCTGTTCGGTCGTACCAGGACCGCTACCCGCAATCGCCGGCTCACGGGCCGCGCGTCGGCGTCGGTTCGACGGTGACGAGCGACGAGTTCTGGCACGGCAGCGCCCTCGCTCGCGAGGTCGACTCGCTCTGTCGGTCCTACGACATCGAACCCTACGTCACGACCCAGATGGAAGACGCCGCGACGGCGACCGCGCTCGCTCGCTTCGACGCCGTCGACCGGTACCTGAGCCTGCGGGCGGTGGCGAACTACGACCGGCCCGCGCCGGGCGAGACCGTCCACGACAGCTTCGAGGGTATCGACGAGTCGGTGTCGCTGGCGACGGAAAACGTGGCCCGAGTCGGTGCGGCGATCGTCGAACGACTGCGTGACGACGGTCGAAACTGA
- a CDS encoding 2-amino-3,7-dideoxy-D-threo-hept-6-ulosonate synthase, giving the protein MTVGRDARLARLRTGDRYLMVPMDHGITLGAVRGLKNIESTIDAVTRGGADAVLTQKGIAPRVHPTKNDAGYVVHLNASTTIGPDENDKRLTGTVTEAVRAGADAVSFHINVGSDHEPDQLAQLAEVTADADRLGIPVLAMAYARGPGLDGDEPDALGHAVRLAEEVGADLVKTGYSGDADSFEHVVESTRLPVLIAGGSRGSDRETLEMVRGAVDGGAAGVSMGRSIFQHEDPEAITRAVSAVVHDDQRVETALEKAGLAVEC; this is encoded by the coding sequence ATGACCGTCGGACGCGACGCGCGGCTGGCCCGGCTACGGACAGGGGATCGGTACCTGATGGTACCGATGGACCACGGCATCACGCTCGGTGCCGTTCGCGGACTGAAAAACATCGAATCGACGATCGACGCGGTGACGCGAGGGGGCGCCGACGCCGTCCTCACGCAGAAGGGAATCGCCCCGCGCGTCCACCCCACCAAGAACGACGCGGGATACGTCGTTCACCTGAACGCCTCGACGACGATCGGTCCCGACGAGAACGACAAACGCCTCACCGGGACGGTCACGGAAGCCGTCCGCGCGGGCGCCGACGCCGTCTCCTTCCACATCAACGTCGGTTCGGACCACGAACCCGACCAGCTGGCCCAGCTCGCCGAGGTCACCGCCGACGCGGACCGCCTCGGCATCCCCGTTCTCGCGATGGCCTACGCCCGCGGGCCCGGCCTCGACGGCGACGAACCCGACGCCCTCGGCCACGCCGTTCGACTCGCCGAGGAGGTCGGCGCCGACCTCGTCAAGACGGGCTACAGCGGCGACGCCGACAGCTTCGAACACGTCGTCGAATCGACGCGCCTGCCCGTCCTCATCGCCGGCGGGTCGCGCGGCTCGGACCGCGAGACCCTGGAGATGGTCCGGGGGGCCGTAGATGGCGGGGCGGCGGGCGTCTCGATGGGCCGATCGATATTCCAGCACGAGGATCCGGAAGCCATCACGCGAGCGGTCTCCGCAGTCGTACACGACGACCAGCGCGTCGAGACGGCGCTGGAGAAAGCAGGCCTCGCCGTCGAGTGCTAA